Within the Calypte anna isolate BGI_N300 chromosome 10, bCalAnn1_v1.p, whole genome shotgun sequence genome, the region GCTGGAATGACTGCCACCAGCACCTGGAGCAGGACATGATGCTGGGCAGCTAAGCCATACGTGGGCTGAAGGGACCACTTTGTGCAGCACAAGTGGTTTCTTTCCTGACTTCGTTGCTGGGTTGCTCCTTGACTGCCAAAGTCACTCTGGGCTGGAGCCCGGATGTGCTGAGCTACAGCCAACAAGAACAGGGCTCCAGGTGCCCCTGGCCAGACTTCATGAGTAGACTATGGTCATTCAGGAATGACCATACTGGGGGGGGAATGACCACCCAGTTCAGGGTGGAGAAACTCAGTGGAGAAACTCTTTGAACTCTTGTTCAGAGATGACAGGCAGCAGACCATTTTCTGGGCCAGAAGCAAAGCTCTGCACTTAGCCACTAATTCCCTGAGCTCCTCCTCACCTGTGGCCTTCAAGGCCAAGGGTTGCTGCTGATGCTGAGCCCATTCGAGCTGTGGTGTGATGGGAAAAAAACTAACTCCAGGGAGAAGATAAACAGTCCTGCAccagtgcctgctcctcctgTGGCCCATCCTGAGGTCAAGCACACCAACTTGGGTGGCTGGGGTCATGGTTGAACCTTACATTGTATGGGGAGCTGATTGTCTCCACTTCTTTGACAAGTTCAGCCCATTCTCTCAACAAGCCAGGGCTATTTCCCAGAGACAGACATCCCTGGGCTTGGAGACACTGCCAAGCTCCTGAGGAACATCAAAAACTGCTCCGACTTGCAGCAATTCTTCCCAGCAATCACCCATGGTGAAGCTCTTATCATACCTGTCAGGCATTTTGCAATGGGGTAActtttccaagaaaacaaacaaggaagTTCCCAAATGACAAGTATAAGCACCTGGGACAACTGCCAGAGGGCACTGAAAATTTCACACAAACTCTCCTGGTTGGACAGAACTTTGGTATGGTGATACCCAAGAGTTTATTTTTCGGGTATGGGTCTGCGGTGGGTGGAGAGATGTCCAATGGggtgagaaaactgaaaatttttctACCCAAACCAACTTCTTCCACTTGTTGCCATGCCACAGCTCTTACCAAAAAACACAGCCAGCACAGTTGTGTTCCTGCGGGAGGGCAGTCCTGAGGGTCCCCTTGCCACCACGTTGCTGAGCTGGCGAGCGTTGGGCACGTGGGGCTCCTGCAGTGCCTGGTAGACCCTATCCGCGTAGTTGGCGGGCAAGAGACGCAGCAGCCTGGCACCTGCAGCACCAAAACAACATGCCATGGGCCTGGTGGCACCTGACAGATGGGAGACCCCTCCCTCATCCCTCCAAGACCAGGTTGTaaggggcttggagcagcctgatctagcggaaggtgtccctgaccgtggcaggggattggaactggatgaggTCTAAGGTGctttctgacccaaaccagtctgggattctatgattctatagcaAAGGAGGGATTCTCCATGGGAATATTCCCTTCCAGGTGTCCTTTTCTGGTCCACGTGCAGCCCCATTGCCTCACTGGAGTGACGTTAAGCTGCCCGTGCTGACTGTGCAATCCTACACAAGTGTGGGAAATGCCAGGACCATAGGAAACAGgagagggagcagctggagaagcagaCACACAAGGGAAAAGATTGGAGAGAAACACCCTGACTTCAAACCCACTGCCTGTCCCATAACTGAAGAGCCCAGGGACAGGAGGTTGTTTCTCACTGACAGGTGAGCTTGTTTTGAAAAGCTCTTCACCAACCTGGTGGGCTTCACTTGCAGGAgctccccagagctgggggaaaCCCTGAATGACTGGCTTGGTTTCTATAGGGTCACTTCCAAATATTAGAGTCTGATCTGTCTGCTCTGGAAAAGAGAGATCTTATCTGTCAGGGACCTGCTGGATCTCCCTAGCAGGCTGTGGTGTAACCAAAAGGCTGATTGATGACACACGTTACGTTGAGGAGCCATCCTGATTCCCAGGAAGCTGTGAAATTGCCACCACCCCTTGTGTCACCCTGTAGGCGACAGGGGtgctgcaggaacagggagATTAATAACCTTCAATAGTTTAGATTAGATCCCACCTGATCTGCCCAGCTCCCAGTACAGACCAGCACATGCTGCAtagcagcccagcagcacgGCATCTGTCTGGtgcagggaagaaaagctcCAGCATGCCTGGACCACCGACTCTTCTGTCTCTGGCCCTGTGTGGAATGCTGCTTAGAACTGCAGGGTAAAGATGCCTTTTCCCTGCTCTGGGATCCCTGACCATCACTGAAACCTACTAGGAAAAGCGGGATTCTTCCCATCTTGGATCATTAAATGGCCCTGCAaaggcacagctctgctcaggaaTGGATCCAACACCAGCACGACCTGCAGATGGTGGCTGGACAGCAGGTGAAAATGGCAAGGCCTGGACATGGGAGGCAAAGCTGGGCTGCTTGGACCCTCCAAACTGCTCTAAGGGGGCTCTTAGCCTCCTCCAGGGATGTGCCTTGGGTACAAGCAGCCACCTCTCGAGACCATGGGAGATGGCACTGCCTGGTCACCTGTAAGGTGCAGGCTGGAGTCAGAAAGGGTTTCTCTCTCAGTTGCAAAGCAAGGCAGGTGCCCAAGTGGCAGCTCTCCCTGACCCACCATCCCCACCCCCAGGCCTGGCACTCACCCACGGAGCCACAGCTGTGGTGCAGGAGGTTGTTGTACCATCCATCATAGCGCTGCAACTCCCAGGAGATGCTCTCCTGGGCTCCTGGAAGAGATCAGACTTggtgagaagaaaagcagaattcatGAAGCAAGCTTCTGCATTACAGAATGATGTCTGTATTGTGATATTTTCCAATACTGTTTCTGAAACTTTCTGTACAAACACTTTTTTAGACAAGTATTGCACTCCTTTTGAGGGACAAGCAATGTCTGCAAGTAGAAATTTAGTCTTGTCATCCAGATGTCCCAAAAACAATTTCTGTCCTCCACCAGTCTGCTCCCAAAGGATctacatttttctcctttactttatcctttttctgcttttactgtAATATTAGCAAGAAGCTCCAGTTCCTGGTTACAAGCTGTTTACACCTATAAACAGTAGAAGGTGAGTCTCCCAGCCTGCAGGCTCTGCAACCTCAGCATTTTGCTCCATTTTCTTCTTACCTCAGCCCAAACTGAATCATCCTCTTCTCTCATCTGATGCCCCATGAGTTAAGAGGAAATTCCTCTGAGGACAGAAACAATCCAGAGCCATCCCCTTCCCACAAATTGTACTTACTCCCCAAGCTCCATGTCACCAGCAGAACCACAACCAAACTCAGCATAGTCTTTGTGGGTTGCACTGGCCACAGGGGCCCTGGAAGCAGTGACCTgcaaaaagggaggagaaggagggagctggagggtTGCCAAAAGCTGTAGCATTGAGcccctttcagccttttttttttttttttttttgtcattttttaaatcaaagcttAAAGAAATTATGGTttcctggaagtgctgaaggccaggcttggagcaacctggtctagtgggacgagggttggaactggatgatcttcaaggttgCTTCCATCCCAAACCCACCTGGGATTCTGAGGTTTCAGAAAGgctttgccagcagctctgtAGGTTTGATTTCTGAGTTACTGGGAATCATGGCTGGCATTTGTTCACTCAAAACCACCTGTGGCCCAAATTGTAAAACGTGAGTCACCAGCTAGACCATCCACTTGGCAAATGAGGGACCTTTAAATAGTGCCCCTCAGGCTCGCATTAATTGCATTCATAAACCTGAATGCTCATTGCCAGGTTGTGAGGATGGCGTTTCGCTTGCTTTTAATTGCCAGAGACTTCTGTAGATTTCCAAGATGTTTCTCAGGAAGTGACATTTCCACTTTCCCTCCCTGTCACAGCAGCTCGCCTTGTACACCACACCTCACAAAACGTTGTTATGGGCAAACAGCTTTGTTAGGTTTCCATAACATGGACTGAACATCAAACATTAAACCTCTGCACTGGTTGCCTTTTTGGTTCTGGCCTCAGCTCCAAGTTATCCAAGATTTTTCAGCTTTGGCTGGGAACCTCCTCACAGCAAGGCTGAGACAGAGCAGTCCTTTCAGGAGACAGTCAAGAAGAACGTGGCCAAGGAAGATGGGCATCTCACCAGTGGCACTCAGCTGTCCCACAGACTCCTTTCCCATGCTTCAGCTTCCTGCTCCCCATGCTGCTCGCCCCATGTGTTGAGGACCAGTTGCCAGGCTTCTCCAGGAAGAGATCCTGCTCTCCTACCTGCCTCCCAAATCCTACAAACCATCTGGGGGGTCCTTTGCTTGATGTAATGACACCAGACTGACCTTGGAAGCCCATGGTGCAGCTGGCCAAGGGAAAGCCCTGCAAGCTTGGATTAGTTCCACAGACTTGTCAAGCTTTCCAGaaattttgtaatttcttaTGAGCCCTcccatctctgcttttccacagATTCCCTGTGACACCATTTGGAAAGTCATTCCCTCTTTCTGCACTGGCTGGAATCAAGCACCCATTTCCCCAGCTTTATCTTCTATCAGATCCCTGTGCCTTATCAAGGTCTGGAGTTTCACACCCCTCTCTGTTGCAGCAAGTGCAAACACATAGCTTGCCCCAGAGCAAGGAGCTCTTACTCCACCTGATCTCAGCAGATTTGCCTCCCCTAGAGTTGGAGCTTTGGCCTCTCCTGAgctctcctcagagcctcatctCAGCTGGGACTGTGGGACCCatcagagagagcagcagcctcacTGCAGAACTTGGTGTGATCACACAGGTAGAGAAAAGGAGTTTCAAGGTATTTAAGAAGCTTAGAACCTGAGCCCTATGGTCCTTGTTACCCACAGTTTATTTCTAGCTCTGCCCAGTGCTGGTGAGACTTCCTGGGGGACTGCCATCTTTTCCCATcagccagccagccctgggctATCAGGGCTGCacttccccagccctggctgtcaGCCAGAACATCCCCAATATATGTGCAGGCTATGGACACAGGGACAAGTGATGTCTCCAGTTTTCCCCACCTGGCAACACCCCCGGGGCCAGATGCCCCAGTGTCACCACACTGCACAGCAGGGACTCCCTCTCTTCCTGTCCCAACagtgcccctgcccatgcagtgcTGTGGAGCCGCTCCCGCACAGGCAGGGATGTGCGTGGCTCCACCGCACCCTGCAGGTGAGGACATGCATGACCCATCCCACCGTGTCCTCACGTGTGACCCAGATCCCCCCTAGTcctccaggcaggcagggacGTGGGTGGCCTCAGCCTCCTGGTGCCCCAGGCAGGCCCTGGCTTCTTGGACCCCCATGCAGATGGGGACGTGTACCCGCATCTCATACTTCACCCTGCCTCCCACGCGGGTAGGGACACCAGTAAGCCCTGCTATCCCATGtaggagtgtgtgtgtgggatcGTGATCCCATCCCACTCTGTTCACCACAAGGGAAAGAAACGCGTGCCCCGATCCCTTCTGCCACCCCTCCCCCCCGCCCTCCGCACGATCCCATTTGTCCCCTAAAACAGAGACGGGAGCAGCACGACCCCTGCCCTCTCCACGGATGACACCGCTCGCATGCCGACCCCCGGCAGATAGCGGGTCCCTGACCCCCACGAGGGAAGGGACACACACGTGCCGTCCCTCCACGCAAGAGTAGACAACGCGTGTCGCCGATTCCCCGGACACCCCCCCGCACTCGGGGACACGCGTGCCGGCGGTCGCGGCGCTCACCTGGGCGCGGAGCTGCGGGCAGTGCGGCGGGGCGGGCCGCGGCGGCATTTACATCGGCTCCGCACCCGCCGCCGCTTATAAGAGCGCGGTGCGGGCCGGGGCCACCCGATGCCGCTACCACCGTCAGGTAGGTGGGTGGGAAAGATCCGCCAGCCCCCGCACCGCCCCGCCCCAGCCCACCGcccccctgccctctcccctcccGCGGGGAGCCCCGAGTCTGTCCCAGCCCTTGGCGGGCTCCGGGGCGCGGGATCCTCACGGGGTTCCGGCTGGGCAAGGATGGGGACGAGTTAACCCGGAGGTTTTTACTGTCCCGGTTTGACTCTCACAGGGGCAGGGAAGTGCGAGGGAATCCGTCATTGTcgccccccccttccccacccgttttccccctcccatccctgaACTGCAGCTCTGACCATTCGGTTTCCAGGGGACAAGACTGTCCTTTCTTTGTTCCAATGGAAAATACCAATCTGAAGCCCCAAGCAACCCAACCGAGGAGTACTGTTGGCTCTGCTGAGAGAAGGTTTTGGGTGGGCACTTCCACGAGGTCGCCTCCAACTTGATTTATTCTGGGACAGGATCTCTGTAAGTAGAAACTGCTGGAGGTTGGGCAAACTTTCTGCCTCCTTTGCCCTTCGCCCTTGCCGGTTTAAAAGATTTtagaattcaaaataattttaaaaggtaatttttaatatttttactaatttagAAGTTGTCCGTTTCTTCTAAATTACTGATCTTTCATTAAAGATGTCTCAAGTCTTTTCTCTTGCCATGCATTGTGACAGGGGGTCACATCCTCCTCTGCATGGAGGATGTTTTCCAAGGAGAAACCTAACCCTCAGTTTCTCCTGCCTTGAGCTGCAGGCACCAGTTTTCCACTTCAAATATTCAAAAATGCCAGGGACCTGGTCTCCTTTCTGTGCAGGGTAATGACTGGGAAGACATCAACAGAAAGAGTTGTTTCCCTGGAAACCCTCTGTAAAATTACCCCCAGAAGTTACAAAGTGAGAGAGCAATGCAAATATCCCTTGATATCGTTTGAAACCTAAATTTATGTTGTAACAGGCAGCATTTTCCTCATTAccttctgttttttcagttgttacttattttttctctgattttagcTGCAGGGAGTTTCTTTTTGGTGAATACATGTTTGGAAATCATTCTTTCCCTCATAACATCTCACAGGAAATTGAGGCAAAGATGTAATGAATCCAGTGGAATTCAGGCTATTAAGATTTCACTTGTCCTGGGTTGAACGATTCATTTAGTTCTTCTCCTCCAGCCACTCAGACTTTGGATCCTGCAGATGGACATCCTGCAGATGCCACACCATAGCATCAGGACTCAATTACAGCTCTTGTTTGCCAGGTAACCACAGCAGGAATGATGGTTGCCCCTCTCCAGGCTTGGCATTCCAGGGAAATATCCTGAAGCAGTTACAGCAAAATAGGGCAAAGCAAGATTTGTAAGTGCCCAAGAGCTCTGCTATTCTGGAGCAGAGAGGCAAGATGAGGGCAGGTCTAGATCAGTTGTGAGCCCATTGCACAAACCCTGACTCTGCTGAATTGTTTGCTGTAATGAGACTGGACAGAGAATTCCTCCGAAACCAAATATGTCTTTTTGCATTGAAAAGTGACTTCAACTGCCCAGGTAAACCATTTCATGATCCTTATTGTAATTTCCTCACCCACTTCTAgggatttgggattttttgtggcTGAATTGCTCTAGGTTGGATCTTAACCTACAAtcacaaatgctgctgctttcagaaaacaagaataaaatcaTCTGCTCCATGCAGGGACAGAATGAAATTGTATTTGGTCTTGAGTCATATTAGCTCAGGTGTTCCTTGACTTTAGAAgacttcccagggcagccacaCACAGAGATGCTATTAAATAAGGAGAATAAAAGGACTAAGCATGTAATCAGTTTTGGTAGAAAAGATCTAGCCTGGGAAGGTGGGAAGCTTTGTAATTGTGGGAACTGAAGTGTCGGTGGGAGTTCAAAACCATCTGTGGAAATTATACGTGTCATCTGCCATCTGATTTCATGTAACTCAGTTTTCTATAGCCTTGGGTTGTGCTCCTTGGACCCACATCTCATTTCTAGGGCTTGTTTCCTGGCCCCTCTGGACCAAGAGCAGAAATGCTCCACCCTCCCTAGACTGTTCTttcacagctcctggggaaaaGCCTCTTTGGGGAGAGGGAGTGGAAATGGGGGtgatttgctttcttcttcctgctcatGGTGGCCCCTGGCTGGGGATAAAATCACCACTGTGAAATCAGAGTTCTCAGGGATTCCTTGTCATTTTGGAGGAAGGCTGCATATGCCAGTAGTTTCCAGATAGTAGACCTACTCTAAGGATGCACCACAAAGTGGAAAGCCCTGGCTGGACCTCCTGTTGCAGAAGACATGGCTCTGTCCTCAGAGGAGCTGCTTGACAGATTTCTGATCCTGGGCTGCCCCCTCAAGCTACAGCAAGACAGCAGCTTGTGGTTCCCCACTCTGCCACAGGTTCTGCTGGCCACTGGAGCCCTGCCCCGGgcacctcctctcctccaccAAGGGCTGGGGAGTATTTCACCCTGCCTGCTTCCTTGCAGTGTCACATTTCCTCGTTCCCTCTGGGGAGTTTTGAGGTGGACCTCTTGCAGCTGGTTAttccagagctgagctggggctgaCCACCACAAGCTTGAggcagccaggcagggcagTGCCACATCACTGCTGTCACCGTCTCCCTCCTGCAGGCTACCAGGGGTGCGGGATGACTCTCTTTGATGGCGTCTACCCCTTCTacctgcagcagaggaaggcTGCAGTGTTTGATGTCAGCACCATCATCGTGATCGTGGTCTTCCTGACGTTTGCCTGCAGCTTCCTGCTCATCATCCCAGGCATCCGCGGATGGGCGGTGGGTGACCCCTCTACCCGGGGATACCCATTTGCTCCTCGCGTTTGGAAGCTGGGACCCCCTGGGTTGGTTCGGGGTGAGGCAGGAGAACAGCCAGGGCTGTTCCTCCGCTCCTGAGGTCCCACTTCTCTCCCCGCAGAGGCTGTACTGGACACTCCGGGTTCTCCTCAGCCTGGTCGTGGGAGTGGTGATTGTCGGTAAGTGCTGGACGGCCCTTGGGGGGTGGGTCTGGGGGCAGGATCACAGCAAGGGCTGTGCCTGGGAAAGGTGAACTGGTGGTCACAGACCCTCTGCCCAGCCCGTGCTCTGCTAAGAAGTCACACAGCTTCCCAAAAGGGCTTCCTCACCCCTGGCGTGGGGATTCAGAGCATGTGGGGGTGCCCATGGTCACCTCTGAATCGAGAAGGGACTTCggtggctgtggctgtgccacagaggtgcagcagccccagctcgGGTGGGCTGCATGGTCCCGTGTTCCTCTGGCTGGCCACATCCTCCCGAGCTGCTGAGGGagctcagctgagcagctcaggCTGCGGCCAGGCACGTAGGGAGGGTGAGAGAAGCCTTGCAGTGACCTGCAGAGAGCaggctgaaataaaacacaggcaAGGCAGAAGTATGTGGGGGCGGGGGTGGTAATAAGGACCTTCCCGGGAGCCAGTCAGGAGAAGATAGAGAGGATTTGGTtgagaaaacttcagaaaatcttCCGTAATAGTGTCTGAAGGTGGGAACCAGGTTGTGGGATTTCCAACTTGGACAGGGCAAGAGGGTGTGTAAATAAGAGGTACCGAGGGGATAGAAGATGCCAGGTGGGGAGAGCTGCCAGCCTTGAGCTTGAATCAAACAAACTCTTCTGCTGTTAAGGGCAGGGCAGAGGACAAAACTTCTTGGAGAGGGATGATGAAGCCCAGGATGAACGACTCAACCCTTAATATGACCAGGCAGTAGGAGCAGATATCCAGGCTGTAACCAGCTGCTGGATTCTGTCAGTTGACAACACAAGCCAGTCCTGGTGGTGGGAGATGCCACCAGAGCTGCCCAGGAAGATGGTACCAGGATGGAGAGGGCAGGTGAGCAGAGATCAAGGTTTGCTCCACAGCCTTGATCAGCTCAGCCCTGGAGAGCCATCTGGCACCATTCTCCTTACAAGGATGCAGCCGGGTGCTGCTTGGGCACACAGGAGGAATTAGTTGTTTTAAAGCCAGTGTTGGGGGTTCtggctggtggcagcaggacaCTCCACCCTGCAGCTAGAAAAcgttcctgcagagctgctgctggatcaCTGCTCTCACAAGTTGATTCAAGAAGCTGAACTTATTTTCAGGCAGGTTTAAAGGTTGTGTTTGGCCTGAGATTAAATCATTGCCTTCACTTTTAGTGAATTAAGGAAACAAAGCCCACCACAAAGTGAAAGTGTGTCAAAAAAAGACAGTTTGTTCCAAAAATCATGTACCAGAAAAGTTTCTGTTTCTGGCACTTGCCAGCTCTCTCTACCAGCTCtgtctttctctctgtcttcttcACTGCTGCCTAACAGTGCAATCTAGAGACCTCAATATTTAGCAAAGAAACTCACCCTTGTTCCTGAGGCTGAGGAAGTGGCTCATCTCCCAGACCTGTCCCTGGGGGCTGCGGTGCTCGCCACGGTGGGGACCTTGCAGGGAAGTCCCGGAGAGGATGTCCCAGGAGGAATCAGGTCATAGGGTTTGTCACTGGGGATCTGAGCTCACCCACTCCTGGATCAAGGGAGTGGATGCTCCACAGGGGGAGGACAGGTGAGCTCTGCCAGGGCGTGGGAGCTGGTTGAGGCATGTCCTGGTGGCTGATTCAGCTGTCCCAGCCTCCCTACACTCCCTGCAGTGCCACACCAttcctccagcacagcaaagccTGAGACTGCCCCTCTCTAAGCCCTGCTATCCTTTTCCTGGCAGCCGTCCACTTCACAGGGGACTGGGAGACCGGGTGGGTGACAGCAAACACCTCCTACAAGTCCTTCAGCAGAGCCCTGGTGAATGTGGACATTGGGCTTCACGTCGGCCTGGCAGGGGTGAATGTGACACTCGTGGGTGAGCACAAAATccccctctgcagctctggagcagccacagctccaggACAAGTGCCCTGTGGGTGGCATTGGTCTGTGTGTGGGCTCCTGGGGTGTCCTGTGTTCCTGTGGGGGGTTCCTGTCCCTGGGGTGCCCCTGGCTGTCAGCATTCAGGCTGTGGGGACAGGATCTCAGTCTTCTCCCTCTGGCAGGAAACCCGGTGAATCAGCTCAATGAAACCATCAGCTACAACGAGCACTTTGCCTGGAGTTTCAGTGCTGACTACGACCACAGCTACAGTGCAGGCCTGGAgaaggggctgcccagcccCATCCTCTACGTGGCAGAGAAGTTCAGCAGGCAAAGTCCCTGCAGCGTGCACGGGCAGTACCGCATCTCCGGCCACTACGCATCGGCCATGCTCT harbors:
- the DUOXA2 gene encoding dual oxidase maturation factor 2 isoform X1 yields the protein MTLFDGVYPFYLQQRKAAVFDVSTIIVIVVFLTFACSFLLIIPGIRGWARLYWTLRVLLSLVVGVVIVAVHFTGDWETGWVTANTSYKSFSRALVNVDIGLHVGLAGVNVTLVGNPVNQLNETISYNEHFAWSFSADYDHSYSAGLEKGLPSPILYVAEKFSRQSPCSVHGQYRISGHYASAMLWVAFCTWLISNMLFSMPVPVYGGYMLLVTGAFMIFSLLSFSTVRNSLMCPIHFGTSVLHTGLGGSFWLTLAIGLLCFLAGITVVTLHYFSLDLLKTFFDLREDKVEEHQEMMTEVYVTPHFLNKELPPSQAPGLSPNSI
- the DUOXA2 gene encoding dual oxidase maturation factor 2 isoform X2, with protein sequence MTLFDGVYPFYLQQRKAAVFDVSTIIVIVVFLTFACSFLLIIPGIRGWARLYWTLRVLLSLVVGVVIVGNPVNQLNETISYNEHFAWSFSADYDHSYSAGLEKGLPSPILYVAEKFSRQSPCSVHGQYRISGHYASAMLWVAFCTWLISNMLFSMPVPVYGGYMLLVTGAFMIFSLLSFSTVRNSLMCPIHFGTSVLHTGLGGSFWLTLAIGLLCFLAGITVVTLHYFSLDLLKTFFDLREDKVEEHQEMMTEVYVTPHFLNKELPPSQAPGLSPNSI
- the DUOXA2 gene encoding dual oxidase maturation factor 2 isoform X3, translated to MTLFDGVYPFYLQQRKAAVFDVSTIIVIVVFLTFACSFLLIIPGIRGWARLYWTLRVLLSLVVGVVIVAVHFTGDWETGWVTANTSYKSFSRALVNVDIGLHVGLAGVNVTLVGNPVNQLNETISYNEHFAWSFSADYDHSYSAGLEKGLPSPILYVAEKFSRQSPCSVHGQYRISGHYASAMLWVAFCTWLISNMLFSMPVPVYGGYMLLVTGAFMIFSLLSFSTVRNSLMCPIHFGTSVLHTGLGGSFWLTLAIAWTY